The Streptomyces phaeolivaceus genome has a window encoding:
- a CDS encoding SCO6880 family protein, with protein MSHPVTPRRTYLIGRARPNAIIGRNRESGEIALIIAGAFLGMMCGLLVPVLVPRIALLTGFPMLALAAVYVPYKRRTFYKWFEINRSYKRSLRSGTTYRSANMEAGTRLDGREVEVGPPPGIGRITWLAAPFGPDEIAVLLHADRRTVTAAIEIEGPGVGLRDSEDQEALVDRFGTLLKHVANGDGFVTRLQMLARTLPADPDAHAKDVAQRGDERAPGWLQQSYDQLQSMVSTSSEQHRAYLVACMHYTRELAAEGHAMARAARPHGRKLDKDAGLAVVMARELTDICSRLQEADIRVRQPLGQGRLASLIHSMYDPDHPIDHIQAMTKRNAWPAELDAMEPDYLQAKTRESSTRAPWCHATAWVKEWPMTPVGVNFLAPLLVHTPDVIRTVAVTMDLEPTEVAIERMLTEKTNDEAEASRAAKMNRTVDPRDVASHSRLDQRGEDLASGAAGVNLVGWITVSSRSPEALARDKRTIRASAGKSYLKLEWCDREHHRAFVNTLPFATGIRR; from the coding sequence ATGTCCCACCCGGTCACGCCCCGCCGTACCTATCTGATCGGCCGCGCCCGGCCGAACGCGATCATCGGCCGGAACCGCGAGTCCGGCGAGATCGCGCTGATCATCGCGGGCGCGTTCCTCGGCATGATGTGCGGCCTCCTCGTCCCGGTGCTCGTCCCGCGCATCGCCCTGCTGACGGGCTTCCCGATGCTGGCGCTGGCCGCGGTGTACGTGCCCTACAAGCGGCGGACCTTCTACAAGTGGTTCGAGATCAACCGCAGTTACAAGCGCAGCCTGCGCAGCGGCACCACCTACCGCTCCGCCAACATGGAGGCGGGCACCCGCCTCGACGGCCGTGAGGTCGAGGTCGGCCCCCCGCCCGGCATCGGCCGCATCACCTGGCTCGCCGCGCCCTTCGGCCCGGACGAGATCGCCGTCCTGCTGCACGCCGACCGCCGTACCGTCACCGCCGCCATCGAGATCGAGGGCCCCGGCGTCGGCCTGCGCGACTCCGAGGACCAGGAAGCCCTCGTCGACCGCTTCGGCACCCTCCTCAAGCACGTGGCCAACGGCGACGGCTTCGTCACCCGCCTGCAAATGCTCGCCCGCACGCTCCCCGCCGACCCGGACGCCCACGCCAAGGACGTCGCCCAGCGCGGCGACGAACGCGCCCCCGGCTGGCTGCAGCAGTCGTACGACCAACTGCAGTCCATGGTCTCCACCAGCAGCGAGCAGCACCGCGCGTACCTCGTCGCCTGTATGCACTACACCCGCGAACTCGCCGCCGAGGGCCACGCCATGGCCCGCGCCGCCCGCCCGCACGGCCGCAAGCTCGACAAGGACGCCGGGCTCGCTGTCGTCATGGCCCGTGAGCTGACGGACATCTGCTCGCGCCTCCAGGAGGCCGACATCCGCGTACGGCAGCCGCTGGGCCAGGGCCGCCTCGCCTCCCTCATCCACTCCATGTACGACCCGGACCACCCCATCGACCACATCCAGGCCATGACCAAGCGCAATGCCTGGCCGGCCGAACTGGACGCGATGGAGCCGGACTACCTCCAGGCCAAGACCCGCGAGTCCTCCACCCGCGCCCCCTGGTGCCACGCCACGGCCTGGGTGAAGGAATGGCCGATGACCCCGGTCGGCGTCAACTTCCTGGCACCGCTGCTCGTCCACACCCCGGACGTCATCCGCACGGTCGCCGTCACGATGGACCTCGAACCCACCGAGGTCGCCATCGAACGCATGCTCACCGAGAAGACGAACGACGAGGCGGAGGCCTCCCGCGCCGCCAAGATGAACCGCACCGTCGACCCCCGGGACGTGGCCTCCCACTCCCGGCTCGACCAGCGCGGCGAGGACCTCGCGAGCGGCGCGGCCGGCGTCAACCTGGTCGGCTGGATCACCGTCTCCTCCCGCTCCCCGGAGGCCCTGGCACGCGACAAGCGCACGATAAGGGCCTCAGCCGGCAAGTCGTATCTGAAGCTGGAGTGGTGCGACCGCGAACACCACCGGGCCTTTGTCAACACGCTCCCGTTCGCCACCGGAATCCGAAGGTAG
- a CDS encoding ATP-binding protein → MRDPMSVLTDAFTSFLFGKVETTRLPVRTSTGQAQAVYLPTAAPGLGDSGVIIGREVYSGKGYIYDPFQLYGQQLPAPHWLVLGESGNGKSALEKTYVLRQLRFRDRQVVVLDAQGEDGVGEWNLIAQELGITPIRLDPTAALDMGIRLNPLDPSITTTGQLALLRTIIEVAMGHGLDERSGFALKVAHAYVNETIVERQPVLTDIVEQLRHPEPESAEAMNVAIDDVRAWGLDVALVLDRLVDGDLRGMFDGPTTVGIDLDAPLIVFDLSHIDRNSIAMPILMAIVGVWLEHTWIRPDRKKRIFLVEEAWHIINSPFVAQLFQRLLKFGRRLGLSFVAVVHHLSDVVDGAAAKEASAILKMASTRTIYAQKADEARATGRVLGLPRWAVEIIPTLTPGIAVWDVNGNVQVVKHLITETERPLVFTDRAMTESSVDHLLDEDDAFHAAELEAEERAAAFVEHRLSEVDGYGSSESTVA, encoded by the coding sequence ATGCGGGACCCCATGTCCGTCCTCACGGACGCCTTCACGTCCTTCCTCTTCGGCAAGGTCGAGACCACCCGTCTCCCCGTGCGCACCTCCACGGGCCAGGCCCAGGCGGTCTACCTCCCGACCGCCGCCCCCGGCCTCGGCGACTCCGGCGTGATCATCGGCCGCGAGGTCTACTCCGGCAAGGGGTACATCTACGACCCCTTCCAGCTCTACGGCCAGCAGCTCCCCGCCCCGCACTGGCTCGTCCTCGGCGAGTCCGGCAACGGCAAGTCGGCCCTGGAGAAGACGTACGTCCTGCGGCAGTTGCGCTTCCGCGACCGTCAGGTCGTCGTCCTCGACGCCCAGGGCGAGGACGGCGTCGGCGAATGGAACCTCATCGCGCAGGAGCTGGGAATAACTCCCATCCGCCTGGACCCGACGGCCGCCCTGGACATGGGCATCCGCCTCAACCCCCTCGACCCCTCGATCACCACGACGGGCCAGCTGGCGCTGCTCCGCACGATCATCGAGGTGGCGATGGGCCACGGCCTGGACGAACGCTCCGGCTTCGCCCTCAAGGTCGCCCACGCCTACGTCAACGAGACGATCGTCGAACGCCAGCCGGTCCTCACCGACATCGTCGAGCAACTCCGCCACCCAGAACCGGAGTCCGCGGAGGCGATGAACGTCGCCATAGACGACGTACGGGCCTGGGGCCTGGACGTGGCGCTGGTCCTGGACCGCCTGGTCGACGGCGACCTCCGAGGCATGTTCGACGGCCCGACGACCGTGGGCATCGACCTCGACGCGCCCCTCATCGTCTTCGACCTCTCCCACATCGACCGCAACTCCATCGCCATGCCCATCCTCATGGCGATCGTCGGCGTCTGGCTGGAGCACACCTGGATCCGCCCCGACCGGAAGAAGCGCATCTTCCTGGTCGAGGAGGCCTGGCACATCATCAACAGCCCCTTCGTCGCCCAGCTGTTCCAGCGCCTGCTGAAGTTCGGCCGCCGGCTCGGTCTGTCCTTCGTCGCCGTCGTCCACCACCTGTCCGACGTGGTCGACGGAGCGGCGGCCAAGGAAGCCTCGGCCATCCTCAAAATGGCCTCGACCAGGACGATCTACGCCCAGAAGGCGGACGAGGCCCGCGCCACGGGCCGCGTCCTCGGCCTGCCCCGCTGGGCGGTGGAGATCATCCCCACCCTCACCCCCGGCATCGCCGTCTGGGACGTCAACGGCAATGTCCAGGTGGTCAAACACCTGATCACCGAGACCGAACGCCCCCTGGTCTTCACCGACCGCGCGATGACCGAGTCGTCCGTCGACCACCTGCTGGACGAGGACGACGCCTTCCACGCCGCCGAACTGGAGGCCGAGGAACGGGCAGCCGCGTTCGTCGAACACCGCCTGAGCGAGGTCGACGGCTACGGCTCCTCCGAGTCGACGGTGGCCTGA
- a CDS encoding type IV secretory system conjugative DNA transfer family protein — translation MRPDDRRPEQGGGGIPDGLLIALLGFLVCLTLLVWSATGLAGLFAHGAWPDAVTFTRTPLAVRSLVSAPQDLPAAWPDTPAAQLSGYGLFWGLFISQLMVLLVLAVFTMGTLARWRAVRAREKATRAQGTSPTATPGAPATTPATPPPPPPAAVPAPAAVPAAVPAPAPVPVPVPVTHDTTPHLPEPRHDTPLPTPVATAPATPPAAHAAPAPGTGTGTGTGTGTAHPTAWANPAPTVVLGPAEARRPAAAQAVRDAEGPALVITSDPTLWSDTKDARAKLGPVLLYDPAHRCDTPARLHWSPVTGCEDKPTAAARATALLAPIRPTAKIDQAMADTAETLLRSYLHAAAIDSRTIRHLHRWAQGGNVQEAVRTLRTNPKAAPGAAGELESALTSHPERRDIAQQLTARALSALSTVNVRESCTPNRADALALDSFVHEGGTLYVVGDPIEDPKANPSAMPLLTALASSVVERGRRMAERSSSGRLDPPLTLVLDDVAAVAPLPQLPALLTSGPDHGLPTLALLRSREQARSRWPNAELPLP, via the coding sequence ATGAGACCGGACGACCGACGCCCCGAGCAGGGCGGCGGCGGCATCCCCGACGGGCTGCTGATCGCCCTCCTCGGCTTCCTGGTGTGCCTGACCCTGCTGGTCTGGTCCGCCACCGGTCTGGCCGGCCTCTTCGCCCACGGCGCCTGGCCCGACGCCGTCACCTTCACCCGCACCCCCCTGGCGGTACGCAGCCTGGTCTCCGCCCCCCAGGACCTCCCCGCGGCCTGGCCGGACACCCCCGCCGCCCAGCTCTCCGGCTACGGCCTCTTCTGGGGCCTCTTCATCAGCCAGCTCATGGTCCTCCTCGTCCTGGCCGTCTTCACCATGGGCACCCTGGCCCGCTGGAGAGCCGTACGGGCCCGGGAGAAGGCAACACGGGCCCAGGGCACGAGCCCGACGGCAACGCCCGGAGCCCCGGCCACCACCCCCGCGACACCCCCGCCCCCGCCCCCGGCCGCGGTCCCGGCCCCGGCCGCGGTCCCGGCCGCGGTCCCGGCCCCGGCCCCGGTCCCGGTCCCGGTCCCGGTCACACACGACACCACGCCCCACCTCCCCGAACCCCGCCACGACACCCCCCTGCCCACCCCCGTCGCCACGGCACCCGCGACACCCCCGGCAGCCCACGCCGCCCCTGCCCCCGGCACGGGCACGGGCACCGGCACCGGCACCGGCACCGCTCACCCGACCGCCTGGGCGAACCCGGCCCCCACGGTCGTCCTGGGCCCCGCCGAGGCCCGCCGCCCCGCCGCCGCCCAGGCCGTACGGGATGCCGAGGGCCCCGCCCTGGTAATCACCTCCGACCCCACCCTCTGGTCGGACACGAAGGACGCCCGCGCGAAGCTCGGCCCGGTCCTCCTCTACGACCCGGCGCACCGCTGCGACACCCCGGCCCGCCTCCACTGGTCCCCCGTCACCGGCTGCGAGGACAAACCGACGGCGGCGGCCAGGGCGACCGCGCTCCTCGCGCCCATCCGCCCCACGGCGAAGATCGACCAGGCCATGGCGGACACCGCGGAGACCCTTCTGCGCAGCTACCTCCACGCCGCCGCCATAGACAGCCGCACCATCCGCCATCTGCACCGCTGGGCCCAGGGCGGCAACGTCCAGGAAGCGGTACGCACCCTCCGTACGAACCCGAAGGCGGCACCCGGCGCCGCGGGCGAACTGGAGTCGGCCCTCACCTCGCACCCCGAACGCCGGGACATCGCGCAGCAGTTGACGGCACGGGCGCTCTCCGCTCTCTCCACGGTCAACGTCCGGGAATCCTGCACCCCGAACCGAGCGGACGCCCTCGCCCTGGATTCCTTCGTGCACGAGGGGGGAACGCTCTATGTGGTCGGCGACCCCATCGAGGACCCCAAGGCGAACCCCTCCGCCATGCCTCTGTTGACGGCCCTCGCCTCAAGCGTGGTCGAGCGCGGCCGGCGCATGGCCGAACGGTCATCCTCCGGCCGCCTCGACCCACCACTCACCCTGGTCCTGGACGACGTGGCGGCCGTGGCCCCCCTCCCCCAGCTCCCGGCTCTCCTGACCTCGGGCCCCGACCACGGCCTCCCCACCCTGGCCCTCCTCCGCTCCCGCGAACAGGCCCGTTCCCGCTGGCCGAACGCCGAACTCCCGCTGCCGTAA
- a CDS encoding cupin domain-containing protein, with the protein MDDSVYVGNAGKDAVLDRGWLLGHFKAEGDPRRSEAVEIKWGVHPRGDTRAQWVRGEERTALQVLISGRFRVDFPGRSVVLERQGDYVVWGRGVDHSWVAEEESVVLTVRWPSVAGYAVPDGDASS; encoded by the coding sequence ATGGACGACAGCGTGTATGTGGGCAACGCGGGCAAGGACGCGGTGCTGGACCGGGGTTGGCTGCTCGGGCATTTCAAGGCCGAGGGGGATCCGCGCCGGAGCGAGGCGGTGGAGATCAAGTGGGGTGTGCATCCACGGGGTGACACCCGTGCGCAGTGGGTCCGGGGTGAGGAACGTACCGCCCTGCAAGTGCTGATCAGCGGTCGTTTCCGGGTCGACTTCCCCGGCCGTAGCGTCGTGTTGGAGCGCCAGGGCGACTATGTCGTCTGGGGGCGCGGGGTGGACCACTCCTGGGTCGCGGAGGAGGAGTCGGTGGTGCTGACCGTGCGGTGGCCGTCCGTCGCCGGGTATGCCGTGCCGGACGGGGACGCCTCTTCCTGA
- a CDS encoding GNAT family N-acetyltransferase — protein sequence MRLPASGESPAVPEGYGIRSVRADEWREVRELRLAALRDPVARLAFLETYEQAVARPDAFWKERTEGAAEGVRERRQFVVESAGGEWVGTVTVLVEEAGVRDFFGGIVERRQGHLVGVFLRDGHRGKGVGEAMFAVAVAWAREVAGVERVRLFVNEGNARAVGFYRRVGFVGSGVIVVGDEGRELECVLRSG from the coding sequence ATGAGGCTGCCTGCGAGTGGTGAGAGTCCCGCCGTTCCCGAGGGGTACGGGATCCGGTCCGTCCGTGCCGACGAATGGCGCGAGGTACGGGAGTTGAGGCTGGCCGCGCTGCGGGATCCGGTGGCGCGGCTGGCGTTTCTGGAGACGTACGAGCAGGCCGTGGCGCGGCCGGACGCGTTCTGGAAGGAGCGGACGGAGGGCGCCGCGGAGGGGGTGCGGGAGCGGCGGCAGTTCGTGGTGGAGAGCGCGGGCGGTGAGTGGGTCGGGACCGTGACCGTGCTGGTGGAGGAGGCCGGGGTGCGGGACTTCTTCGGGGGGATCGTCGAGCGGCGGCAGGGGCATCTGGTGGGGGTGTTCCTGCGGGACGGGCACCGGGGGAAGGGTGTGGGCGAGGCGATGTTCGCCGTCGCGGTGGCGTGGGCGCGCGAGGTGGCCGGGGTCGAGCGGGTGCGGTTGTTCGTGAATGAGGGGAATGCGCGGGCCGTGGGCTTCTATCGGCGGGTCGGGTTCGTGGGGAGCGGGGTGATCGTGGTGGGGGACGAAGGGCGGGAGCTGGAGTGCGTGCTGCGGTCCGGGTAG
- a CDS encoding sensor histidine kinase — translation MTTDGTETKWHPTGPQPLTRHFQRLTQRARDLDRRRPLLWDLLVTGFFVTAALIDQTSGGWRNVAENPTHPGWLITTLSLGLTVPLLKRRTHPFAVLLTTLPFALVNTWTGASLQAGEVCLLTLFHIALRTRHSTLLRSYALAVLPYVFGGIRYPAEQGLDQNVVPAATALALASVAGIAVRTRKDYLASLVERAHQLEVERDQQLRLAAAAERARIAREMHDIIGHNLSVITGLADGGRYAAAKNPARATEALTAISTTSRQALAELRRLLDVLRDDPEDPAHPTPPADLAPQPTLTDLDRLLTGLRSAGLAVHTTVRGTPTLAPGRQLTVYRVIQEALTNTLKHAGPGATSQLHISYEESGAVALTLTDTARTPPTPPSPTHSGRGLPGMRERTALYGGTLEAGPLPHPQRGWRVHLHLPEETPQ, via the coding sequence GTGACAACCGACGGCACCGAGACCAAGTGGCACCCCACCGGCCCCCAGCCCCTCACCCGCCACTTCCAGCGCCTCACCCAACGAGCCCGCGATCTCGACCGCCGCCGTCCCCTCCTCTGGGACCTGCTCGTCACGGGCTTCTTCGTGACGGCCGCTCTCATCGACCAGACCAGCGGCGGCTGGCGGAACGTCGCCGAGAACCCCACGCACCCCGGCTGGCTGATCACCACCCTCTCCCTGGGCCTCACCGTCCCCCTCCTCAAGCGCCGCACACACCCCTTCGCGGTCCTCCTGACGACACTCCCGTTCGCCCTCGTCAACACCTGGACCGGCGCCTCCCTCCAGGCCGGCGAGGTCTGTCTGCTCACCCTGTTCCACATAGCGCTGCGTACCCGCCACAGCACCCTGCTCCGCTCGTACGCCCTGGCCGTCCTGCCGTATGTGTTCGGCGGCATCCGCTACCCGGCCGAGCAGGGCCTCGACCAGAACGTCGTCCCGGCCGCGACGGCCCTGGCCCTCGCCTCGGTCGCCGGCATAGCCGTCCGCACCCGCAAGGACTATCTGGCGTCCCTCGTCGAACGCGCCCACCAGCTGGAAGTCGAACGCGACCAGCAGCTCCGCCTCGCCGCCGCCGCCGAACGCGCCCGTATAGCCCGCGAGATGCACGACATCATCGGACACAACCTCTCGGTCATCACCGGCCTCGCCGACGGCGGTCGCTACGCCGCGGCGAAGAACCCCGCCCGCGCCACCGAGGCCCTCACCGCCATCTCCACCACCAGCCGCCAGGCCCTCGCCGAACTACGCCGTCTCCTGGACGTCCTGCGCGACGACCCCGAGGACCCCGCACACCCCACCCCACCGGCCGATCTCGCCCCCCAGCCCACCCTGACCGACCTGGACCGCCTCCTCACCGGCCTACGTTCCGCGGGCCTCGCCGTCCACACCACCGTCCGCGGCACCCCGACCCTCGCCCCCGGCCGCCAGCTCACCGTCTACCGCGTCATCCAGGAGGCCCTCACCAACACCCTCAAACACGCGGGACCGGGCGCCACCTCCCAACTCCACATCTCCTACGAGGAGTCCGGCGCCGTCGCCCTCACCCTCACCGACACCGCCCGCACACCCCCCACCCCGCCCTCGCCCACGCACAGCGGTCGCGGCCTCCCCGGCATGCGCGAACGAACAGCCCTGTACGGCGGCACACTTGAGGCCGGCCCACTCCCCCACCCGCAGCGCGGCTGGCGAGTCCACCTTCACCTCCCGGAGGAAACCCCGCAGTGA
- a CDS encoding response regulator, whose product MTTVLVADDQPLQRLGFRMLLESQDDMTLVGEAPGGSEAVRMTAELHPDVVLMDVRMPGLDGIEATRRIVSAGDRTRVLILTTFDLDEYAYAGLRAGASGFLVKDALPEELLSGIRAVASGDAVVAPSLTRRLLDTYVHHLPKSVESTDPELPDPRLAPLTDREREILTVVGKGWTNTEIAARLHLAESTVKTHVGRILAKTGSRDRIQAVILAYDTKLVEPS is encoded by the coding sequence GTGACCACCGTCCTCGTCGCCGACGACCAGCCCCTCCAGCGCCTCGGCTTCCGCATGCTTCTGGAGAGCCAGGACGACATGACCCTCGTCGGCGAGGCCCCGGGCGGCAGCGAGGCGGTCCGTATGACGGCCGAGCTGCACCCCGACGTGGTCCTGATGGACGTCCGCATGCCCGGCCTGGACGGCATCGAGGCCACCCGCCGCATCGTCTCCGCGGGCGACCGCACCCGCGTCCTCATCCTCACCACGTTCGACCTCGACGAGTACGCCTACGCGGGCCTCCGCGCCGGCGCCTCCGGATTCCTGGTCAAGGACGCCCTCCCCGAGGAACTTCTCTCCGGCATACGGGCGGTCGCCTCCGGAGACGCGGTGGTCGCCCCCAGCCTGACCCGCCGCCTCCTCGACACCTACGTCCATCACCTGCCGAAGTCCGTGGAATCCACCGACCCCGAACTCCCGGACCCACGCCTCGCACCCCTCACCGACCGCGAACGGGAAATCCTCACCGTCGTCGGAAAGGGCTGGACGAACACCGAGATAGCCGCCCGCCTCCACCTCGCGGAATCCACGGTCAAAACCCATGTGGGCCGCATCCTGGCGAAGACCGGCTCTCGGGACCGTATCCAGGCGGTGATCCTGGCGTACGACACCAAACTGGTGGAGCCGTCCTGA